Proteins found in one Acidobacteriota bacterium genomic segment:
- a CDS encoding GlsB/YeaQ/YmgE family stress response membrane protein: MILIWWVIVGLIAGWATGKIMHGGGYGILLDIVIGIIGAILGGAIMQALGAPASGGMIYTILVAILGAVVLTVIVRALAGGGARRRAG; this comes from the coding sequence ATGATCCTGATATGGTGGGTGATCGTGGGGCTGATTGCGGGCTGGGCAACGGGCAAAATCATGCACGGCGGCGGCTATGGCATCCTCCTGGACATTGTGATCGGTATCATTGGGGCGATTCTGGGCGGCGCGATTATGCAGGCGCTGGGAGCACCTGCCAGCGGAGGGATGATCTACACCATCCTGGTAGCAATTCTAGGAGCGGTGGTGCTGACCGTCATCGTCCGGGCGCTCGCCGGCGGCGGCGCGAGGCGGAGAGCCGGGTAA
- the tilS gene encoding tRNA lysidine(34) synthetase TilS has protein sequence MAVARETLASFFQPGDRIAAAVSGGADSVALFLLLAELAPVYGLQLSIAHFDHHWRPESAADAAFVRGLAAQHSVDFHLGEAPAAPPARDREQAGRRQRYAYFTALIGAGRADFIATAHTADDQAETVLLRLLRGAGPSGLAGILPRRADGIIRPLLGFRRAELRAWLEARQQPWREDATNADLGPRRNLLRHRFVPELAAAFNPALAVHLASLASFAQAENEFWASYLDPLLSHLWTPTTTGGTLPRKELLALPLAVQRRLLRAAVERLQGDVRGLDSLALEEILAWLAAPARRPRRRSLARCSCLLTARTLELITPGAGPLL, from the coding sequence GTGGCGGTTGCGCGCGAAACTCTCGCCAGCTTCTTTCAACCCGGTGACCGCATTGCTGCTGCGGTCTCCGGCGGCGCCGACTCCGTTGCCCTGTTCCTGTTGCTGGCGGAGCTTGCGCCTGTCTATGGCCTGCAGCTCTCAATTGCCCACTTCGATCACCACTGGCGGCCGGAATCGGCCGCCGACGCCGCCTTCGTGCGCGGCCTCGCGGCCCAGCACAGTGTTGATTTCCACCTCGGCGAGGCCCCAGCGGCGCCTCCGGCGCGCGATCGCGAGCAAGCTGGCCGGCGCCAGCGTTACGCCTACTTCACCGCGCTGATCGGTGCCGGCAGGGCTGATTTCATTGCCACCGCCCATACCGCCGACGATCAGGCTGAAACCGTCCTGCTGCGGTTGCTGCGGGGCGCCGGTCCGTCCGGGCTGGCGGGGATTCTCCCCCGTCGCGCCGATGGCATCATTAGGCCGCTGCTGGGCTTTCGCCGTGCCGAGCTGCGCGCCTGGCTCGAAGCCCGCCAGCAGCCCTGGCGCGAGGACGCCACCAACGCCGACCTCGGTCCGCGCCGCAACCTTCTGCGCCATCGCTTTGTGCCTGAGCTGGCCGCTGCCTTCAACCCGGCGCTGGCTGTCCACCTGGCCTCTCTGGCCTCGTTCGCACAGGCCGAAAACGAATTCTGGGCCAGCTACCTCGATCCCCTCCTTAGCCACCTCTGGACCCCTACGACCACTGGCGGCACGCTACCCCGGAAAGAACTCCTCGCCCTGCCGCTTGCTGTTCAGCGGCGCCTGCTGCGTGCTGCGGTGGAGCGTCTTCAGGGTGACGTTCGCGGCCTCGATTCGCTTGCCTTAGAAGAAATCCTGGCCTGGCTGGCCGCGCCCGCCCGCCGTCCGCGCCGCCGCTCCCTCGCTCGCTGCAGCTGTCTTCTGACCGCTCGCACCCTCGAACTCATCACCCCTGGCGCGGGACCGCTGCTATAA
- a CDS encoding phosphomannomutase/phosphoglucomutase — MIDPEIFKSYDIRGVYPDQLDEAGAEAIARAFAQVVAAKQVVVGKDVRASGPALAAAAIGALLRAGVEVVDIGTVSTDMFYFAAATLDVDGGFTVSASHNPKEWNGFNCCRRGAVPLALTSGLEKVRELALRDNRGAPASVPGALRQENVWDGFADYVLGYIDRTKLRPMRIVANGNCGLQVKVLRLVARRGGLPLEIQGMYEEPDGNFPVPGGVPNPLLPQNQGELVEAVKQNHADLGVAWDADGDRCFFVDETGYFLSGYFTTAILARSILHHEPGATVVIDPRSIWATQETIATLGGKTVLSRAGMTIIPAKMREVNAAFAGEMSAHFYFRRNWYRDNGMIPLLLMLELLGREKKKLSEYVAPLRAKYFASGEINFEVADAAAVIARAETAFAGGEMDYTDGLSVAYPDWRFNLRPSNTEPLLRLNVEARSQASLDAGLGRVRAVVE, encoded by the coding sequence GTGATCGATCCGGAAATTTTCAAGAGCTACGACATCCGCGGAGTGTATCCGGACCAGTTGGATGAGGCCGGGGCCGAAGCGATTGCCCGGGCATTTGCACAAGTGGTGGCCGCGAAGCAGGTCGTGGTCGGCAAAGACGTGCGGGCTTCGGGCCCGGCGCTGGCCGCGGCGGCGATCGGAGCGCTACTCCGCGCCGGAGTCGAGGTCGTAGACATCGGAACGGTGTCGACCGACATGTTCTACTTTGCCGCCGCGACGCTTGACGTGGACGGAGGATTTACCGTCTCGGCGTCGCATAATCCCAAAGAGTGGAATGGCTTCAACTGCTGCCGCCGCGGGGCCGTACCCCTCGCGCTCACCAGCGGCCTGGAAAAGGTTCGCGAGCTGGCGCTGCGCGACAACAGAGGAGCGCCAGCGAGTGTGCCGGGGGCACTGCGGCAGGAAAACGTCTGGGACGGGTTTGCCGATTACGTGCTGGGCTACATTGACCGGACGAAACTGCGGCCAATGCGGATTGTGGCCAATGGCAACTGCGGCTTGCAGGTCAAAGTGCTGCGGCTGGTGGCACGGCGCGGCGGACTACCACTGGAGATCCAGGGCATGTACGAGGAGCCGGACGGAAATTTCCCCGTACCGGGCGGCGTGCCGAATCCCTTACTGCCGCAAAACCAGGGCGAGCTTGTGGAAGCGGTGAAGCAAAACCATGCCGATCTCGGCGTGGCATGGGATGCCGACGGCGACCGCTGCTTTTTCGTGGATGAGACGGGATATTTCCTGTCCGGCTACTTCACCACGGCGATCCTGGCACGGTCGATTCTGCACCATGAACCAGGGGCGACGGTGGTGATTGACCCGCGCAGCATCTGGGCAACACAGGAGACCATTGCCACGCTCGGAGGCAAGACCGTGCTGAGCCGGGCGGGAATGACGATCATTCCCGCAAAGATGCGGGAGGTGAACGCTGCCTTTGCGGGAGAGATGTCGGCGCATTTCTATTTCCGCCGGAACTGGTACCGGGACAACGGCATGATTCCCCTGCTGCTGATGCTGGAGCTGCTGGGGCGGGAGAAGAAGAAGCTGTCGGAGTACGTAGCGCCGCTGCGCGCAAAGTATTTCGCCAGCGGGGAGATCAATTTCGAGGTGGCCGATGCCGCGGCCGTGATCGCGCGCGCGGAAACCGCGTTTGCCGGCGGAGAGATGGATTACACGGATGGATTGTCGGTAGCGTATCCGGATTGGCGGTTCAATCTGCGGCCGTCGAATACCGAACCGCTGCTCCGGCTCAATGTCGAAGCGCGCAGCCAGGCGTCGCTGGACGCGGGACTGGGGCGGGTGCGCGCAGTAGTAGAATAG
- a CDS encoding FtsX-like permease family protein, whose translation MPPLQAGESDAMLNVPGVAPPAGHRGYDIQDTQVSPGFFAAMQTPLLRGRSFTEADLAHAGSVVVVNRAFAEKFWPGQDPIGKQVNFLDETTPQAVVIGETPTGKYTALDEPPKPFLYELQKLSTTGFLMMHTAGPPQSVLLTVQQRLRQVDPDLSPLQTGEQFLAVSLFPAHVTVILLSAFGLLALVLAVLGLAYTMSQRRWEFGVRMALGASPGSLEGSVVRRGVQTAAIGVAIGVVLALGASRVLAGLLYQVSPTDPVTYAGVAVLLVLIAALACYMPARRAGRVDPAVTLRTE comes from the coding sequence ATGCCGCCCCTGCAGGCGGGCGAATCCGACGCCATGCTGAACGTGCCGGGCGTGGCGCCGCCGGCGGGCCATCGTGGCTACGACATCCAGGACACGCAGGTGAGTCCCGGCTTTTTTGCGGCGATGCAGACACCACTGCTGCGTGGCCGCAGCTTTACCGAGGCCGACCTGGCGCATGCGGGCAGTGTCGTGGTCGTCAACCGGGCGTTTGCCGAGAAGTTCTGGCCCGGACAGGACCCGATCGGGAAGCAGGTCAACTTTCTGGATGAGACCACCCCACAGGCGGTCGTGATTGGCGAGACGCCGACGGGCAAGTATACGGCGCTCGATGAGCCGCCCAAGCCGTTCCTGTATGAGCTGCAGAAACTTTCAACCACCGGCTTTCTGATGATGCATACCGCCGGCCCCCCGCAATCAGTACTGCTCACCGTGCAGCAGCGCCTCCGGCAGGTGGATCCCGATCTGTCGCCTCTGCAGACGGGCGAGCAGTTTTTGGCGGTATCGCTGTTCCCCGCTCACGTGACCGTGATCCTGCTGAGCGCCTTCGGCCTGCTGGCACTGGTCCTGGCGGTCCTAGGCCTGGCGTATACGATGAGCCAACGGCGCTGGGAATTCGGGGTGCGGATGGCGCTGGGAGCCTCGCCGGGTTCGCTGGAGGGATCGGTGGTGCGGCGCGGCGTGCAGACCGCGGCGATCGGCGTGGCGATCGGCGTGGTACTGGCATTGGGGGCGAGCCGGGTCTTAGCCGGACTGCTGTATCAGGTCAGCCCCACCGATCCGGTGACCTACGCCGGCGTAGCGGTGCTGCTGGTCCTGATCGCGGCACTGGCCTGCTACATGCCCGCGCGCCGCGCCGGCCGCGTGGACCCGGCAGTGACTCTGCGGACGGAATGA
- a CDS encoding FtsX-like permease family protein, with product MGSFGTPTAEQDLTNRNARTFFAAGRLRPGVTLQQASANLALIAQHLDAAYPGSDRKVFSAVAVPLETVPMPFRQAASGLMVLLMGIVGLVLLIACANAANVLLAQATGRRREMALRAALGASRGRLIRQVLIESIVLALVAGGLDFDAAPAGGRIRRHAERAGRGAAGGPSWLRHPGHAGESRLFCGDADTTAAWPQLYRGRPGACGQCRGRQPGVCREVLARTGPDREAGQLSG from the coding sequence TTGGGCTCATTCGGCACGCCTACCGCCGAGCAAGACCTGACGAACCGGAACGCACGCACTTTTTTCGCGGCTGGACGGCTGCGGCCGGGTGTAACCCTGCAGCAGGCGTCGGCGAACCTGGCGCTGATTGCGCAACATCTGGATGCGGCTTATCCGGGCAGTGACCGCAAAGTGTTCAGTGCCGTCGCGGTGCCGCTGGAGACAGTCCCCATGCCGTTCCGGCAGGCGGCAAGCGGACTGATGGTGCTGTTGATGGGCATAGTCGGACTGGTGCTGCTGATCGCCTGTGCCAATGCGGCGAATGTGCTGCTGGCGCAAGCCACAGGAAGGCGCCGGGAAATGGCGCTGCGGGCGGCGCTGGGCGCGAGCCGCGGACGTCTGATCCGGCAGGTGCTGATCGAAAGCATTGTCCTGGCGCTGGTGGCAGGCGGACTGGATTTCGATGCCGCCCCTGCAGGCGGGCGAATCCGACGCCATGCTGAACGTGCCGGGCGTGGCGCCGCCGGCGGGCCATCGTGGCTACGACATCCAGGACACGCAGGTGAGTCCCGGCTTTTTTGCGGCGATGCAGACACCACTGCTGCGTGGCCGCAGCTTTACCGAGGCCGACCTGGCGCATGCGGGCAGTGTCGTGGTCGTCAACCGGGCGTTTGCCGAGAAGTTCTGGCCCGGACAGGACCCGATCGGGAAGCAGGTCAACTTTCTGGATGA
- a CDS encoding TonB-dependent receptor, whose product MGMKNRTTVLSFRLLVPLLFLLVAGLLAAQSLTSGGVTGVVTDPSGAAIPGAKVTLINTQTGTAKIVSTGAHGEYQFSLLPPGSYTVEAVATGFTPKKVRVAVNVGQVAAANMSLQVGAATQTVTVTGEAAPVQINNANITTSFSNAQVQQVPNGGGDLTSMVQTAPGAVMNTQSGYGNFSTFGLPATSNLFTINGQPDNDPFLNLNNSGPTNLTLGQSGVQQVTVVNNGYSGQYGGFGGANVNYVTKSGTNGWHGDATYNWNGRTMNANSFFNNASGAPRSFDNINNWSVGFGGPIVKDKTFFFVNTDGLYVVLPTSVQTRIPSPAFQAATLANLAATGNAAQVPFYNSIFNLYNTANGASRATPLAGSCGTFTGLPAGGVCANSFFSNTSNKTHEWDLAARVDQHFGPNDTAYFRYSMDRGIQATETDPVNPAFNITSNQPEYQGQTNWTHSFSGGSVNQFNASGNHYSAIFGPNPAARAAVFPYSLSFAGGSFANLGGLSYLFPQGRNVTQFGLTDDFSLVDGINTWKFGVDWTLNDVNDYDLGILTTPLVVTTLDNFFAGKSLFAEQAFPNRFNQPVRLYRLGGYVEDDVAVTPDLKLTLTLRLEHHSNPVCLHNCVSRLTAPFPELAHDPAVPYNAVIQTGLRRAFPSTQTVLWQPRAGFAWQVFGMHNTVLRGGFGMFNDSLPGQLMDSLAGNSPNLNTFIVPGTLAPGTPGFAPAAATADNAAFLTAFANGGTLASISATNPGFVPPGFFSTPTKVKPPTYYEWNLELQQGIGANSSFSLNYVGNHGIHEPVLNSGINAFATGFVGLPATAPDPRFATVTHLQNQAISNFNGLTVRFQHRMAGGLEFGVNYSWSHALDEISNGGFNPFNFGTNTSVLSPQDPFNLRRFNYGNADYDIRQYLSLNYVWTIPFDRVFGSGGGSALWKGWTLAGSLFARSGLPMTVIDNAATSTLAATNFGNGTSTSAVLFASELTGNGQNGTCTIDKQCLNAAAFSPSTATPTGFGNQVRNQFRGPRFFDTDLSVMKNTAIPGWENGQLALGIQFFNLFNHPNFDQPVADVANSQFGTVIRTVSVPTSLLGSFLGGDASPRLIELTAKLIF is encoded by the coding sequence ATGGGCATGAAGAACCGCACCACTGTCCTATCGTTCCGTTTGCTCGTCCCTCTTCTGTTTCTGCTGGTAGCAGGGTTGCTGGCGGCCCAGAGCCTGACCTCAGGCGGCGTCACTGGCGTAGTCACCGATCCCAGCGGCGCCGCCATCCCGGGCGCCAAGGTAACCCTGATCAACACCCAAACCGGCACGGCAAAAATTGTCAGCACCGGCGCACACGGGGAATATCAGTTTTCCCTGCTGCCACCGGGTAGCTATACGGTCGAGGCGGTCGCCACCGGTTTCACTCCCAAGAAGGTGAGAGTCGCCGTGAACGTGGGCCAGGTGGCGGCGGCCAACATGAGTCTGCAGGTAGGCGCGGCCACGCAAACCGTCACCGTGACCGGCGAGGCGGCGCCGGTACAGATCAACAATGCGAACATCACTACCAGTTTCAGCAACGCGCAAGTGCAACAGGTGCCCAACGGGGGCGGCGACCTGACCTCGATGGTGCAGACCGCGCCGGGGGCGGTGATGAACACCCAGAGCGGGTACGGCAATTTCTCCACCTTCGGCTTGCCGGCCACATCCAACCTGTTTACCATCAACGGCCAGCCCGACAATGATCCGTTTTTGAATCTGAACAACTCCGGACCGACCAACCTCACGCTGGGGCAAAGCGGGGTGCAACAGGTGACCGTGGTGAACAACGGTTACTCGGGCCAGTACGGCGGCTTTGGCGGTGCGAACGTAAACTACGTTACCAAGTCAGGCACGAATGGCTGGCACGGGGATGCGACCTACAACTGGAACGGTCGGACGATGAACGCCAATAGTTTCTTCAACAACGCCAGCGGCGCGCCGCGTTCGTTCGACAACATCAACAACTGGTCGGTGGGCTTTGGCGGCCCGATCGTGAAAGATAAGACGTTTTTCTTTGTGAACACCGACGGCCTGTATGTGGTGCTGCCCACCAGCGTGCAGACCCGAATTCCGAGCCCGGCGTTTCAGGCGGCGACCTTGGCCAATCTAGCGGCCACGGGCAATGCGGCCCAGGTGCCGTTCTATAACAGCATCTTCAACCTGTATAACACCGCCAACGGCGCGAGCCGGGCGACACCGCTGGCAGGGTCGTGCGGCACATTCACGGGCCTGCCGGCGGGAGGGGTGTGCGCAAATTCGTTCTTCTCGAACACCAGCAACAAGACACACGAGTGGGACCTGGCGGCCCGGGTAGACCAGCATTTTGGCCCCAACGATACCGCCTACTTCCGTTACTCGATGGACCGGGGAATTCAGGCCACGGAAACTGACCCGGTCAACCCGGCGTTCAACATCACCAGTAACCAGCCGGAATACCAGGGCCAGACGAACTGGACCCACAGCTTCAGCGGCGGCTCGGTGAACCAGTTCAACGCCAGCGGCAACCATTACTCTGCCATTTTCGGACCGAATCCAGCGGCGCGTGCGGCCGTGTTTCCCTATTCGCTGAGTTTCGCCGGCGGCTCGTTCGCCAACCTGGGCGGGCTGAGTTATCTCTTCCCGCAGGGACGCAACGTGACCCAGTTCGGCCTGACCGATGATTTTTCCCTGGTCGACGGCATCAACACCTGGAAATTCGGCGTGGATTGGACCCTGAACGACGTCAACGATTACGACTTGGGGATCTTGACGACCCCGCTGGTCGTGACCACCCTCGATAACTTCTTCGCCGGCAAATCGCTGTTTGCCGAACAGGCCTTCCCCAACCGGTTCAACCAGCCGGTGCGGCTGTACCGGCTGGGCGGGTACGTGGAAGATGACGTAGCCGTGACGCCGGATTTGAAGCTGACGCTGACGCTGCGGCTGGAGCATCACTCCAATCCGGTGTGCCTGCACAATTGCGTGTCCCGGCTAACGGCGCCGTTCCCGGAACTGGCGCACGATCCCGCCGTGCCTTATAACGCGGTGATTCAGACCGGACTCCGGCGGGCGTTCCCCTCCACGCAAACGGTGCTGTGGCAACCGCGCGCTGGCTTCGCCTGGCAGGTCTTCGGCATGCACAACACGGTGCTGCGGGGCGGATTTGGCATGTTCAATGACTCGCTGCCGGGACAGTTGATGGACAGCTTGGCAGGGAACTCTCCCAATCTGAACACTTTCATCGTGCCGGGCACGCTGGCGCCGGGTACGCCCGGGTTTGCGCCGGCCGCCGCCACCGCGGATAATGCCGCCTTCCTGACCGCCTTTGCTAACGGGGGCACCCTGGCCTCGATTTCGGCAACTAACCCGGGCTTTGTGCCGCCGGGCTTTTTCAGCACGCCGACGAAAGTGAAGCCACCGACCTACTACGAATGGAACCTGGAGCTGCAGCAGGGGATCGGCGCCAACTCCAGCTTCAGCCTGAATTACGTAGGCAACCATGGCATTCATGAGCCCGTGCTCAACAGCGGCATCAATGCCTTCGCGACGGGCTTTGTGGGCCTGCCGGCCACGGCCCCAGACCCGCGCTTCGCCACCGTCACTCACCTCCAGAACCAGGCCATCTCGAATTTCAACGGCCTGACGGTGCGATTCCAGCACCGTATGGCGGGCGGGCTGGAGTTCGGCGTGAACTACTCCTGGAGCCACGCGCTGGATGAAATTTCCAATGGTGGCTTCAATCCCTTCAACTTCGGCACCAACACCAGCGTTCTTAGCCCGCAGGATCCGTTCAACCTGCGGCGGTTCAACTACGGCAACGCCGACTATGACATCCGGCAATACCTGAGCCTGAATTACGTATGGACGATTCCGTTTGACCGGGTGTTCGGTTCGGGCGGCGGCAGCGCGCTCTGGAAGGGCTGGACGCTGGCGGGAAGCCTGTTTGCCCGCAGCGGCTTGCCGATGACGGTGATCGACAACGCCGCGACTTCGACACTGGCCGCCACCAACTTCGGCAATGGCACCTCGACCAGTGCAGTGCTGTTCGCCAGTGAGCTGACCGGCAACGGGCAGAACGGCACCTGCACGATCGACAAGCAGTGCCTGAACGCCGCCGCGTTTTCCCCCTCGACCGCGACGCCCACTGGCTTTGGCAACCAGGTCCGGAATCAGTTCCGCGGCCCGCGCTTCTTCGACACCGACCTGAGCGTGATGAAGAACACGGCGATTCCGGGTTGGGAGAACGGACAGTTGGCGCTGGGGATCCAGTTCTTCAACCTCTTCAATCACCCCAACTTCGACCAGCCCGTGGCCGATGTTGCCAACTCACAGTTCGGGACCGTTATTCGGACAGTGAGCGTACCCACAAGCCTGCTGGGCTCGTTCCTGGGAGGAGATGCCTCGCCACGTCTCATTGAGCTGACGGCGAAGTTGATCTTTTAG
- a CDS encoding ATP-dependent metallopeptidase FtsH/Yme1/Tma family protein — protein MNSTVKSVVLWVVLIAAALVLWQMVKMGGASAREQQINFTQFMTQAQNGNIASVTIDGQDVHGKVRSPKDETFHSIIPASYPDVFKVLQDKGVSVNVKNQSNSGWMAELLIDGLPLLLILVLWIWMMRQMQTGGNKALSFGKSRAKLLSTQQKKVTFKDVAGVTEAKEELREIIEFLKEPQKFQKLGGRIPKGVLLVGPPGTGKTLLARAIAGEANVPFFSISGSDFVEMFVGVGASRVRDLFEQGKKNAPCIIFIDEIDAVGRHRGAGLGGGHDEREQTLNQLLVEMDGFESNEGVILVASTNRPDVLDPALLRPGRFDRRVVVPRPDLRGREEILRVHARKIPLAEDVDLGVLARGTPGFTGADLANLINESALLAARYSRKTVMMSDLEAAKDKVLMGAERRSMIITDEEKKNTAYHEAGHTLVAAKVPNSDPLHKVTIIPRGMAMGVTMQLPTDDKHTYSRDYLEARLAVMMGGRIAEELIMQHMTTGAGNDIEQATDLARKMVCEWGMSELGPLTFGKKEEQIFLGREISQHRDFSEDTAIRIDQEVRRLVMEGYDRARKVLTENVDMLHKLAQALLERESLDAEEIRMVLAGQPLPPMQAPPPPPSSGEPQQEVLRPEPARPPRPVPGDHPQPA, from the coding sequence GTGAATTCAACTGTCAAAAGCGTCGTTCTCTGGGTGGTTCTAATTGCCGCCGCGCTCGTGCTGTGGCAAATGGTGAAAATGGGGGGAGCCTCTGCTCGTGAACAGCAGATCAACTTCACGCAGTTCATGACGCAGGCGCAGAACGGCAACATCGCCTCGGTCACCATCGACGGCCAGGACGTGCACGGCAAGGTGCGCAGTCCCAAAGACGAAACCTTCCACAGCATCATCCCGGCTTCTTACCCCGACGTTTTCAAGGTCCTACAGGACAAGGGCGTCTCCGTCAACGTCAAGAACCAGTCCAACTCCGGCTGGATGGCCGAGCTGCTGATTGACGGCCTGCCCTTGCTGCTCATTCTGGTGCTCTGGATCTGGATGATGCGGCAGATGCAGACGGGCGGAAACAAAGCGCTCTCCTTCGGCAAGAGCCGGGCCAAGCTGCTCTCGACGCAGCAGAAAAAGGTCACTTTCAAAGATGTTGCTGGCGTGACCGAAGCCAAGGAAGAGCTGCGCGAGATCATCGAATTTCTAAAGGAGCCGCAAAAGTTCCAGAAGCTGGGTGGCCGCATCCCCAAAGGGGTGCTGCTGGTCGGCCCTCCCGGCACCGGCAAGACGTTGCTTGCCCGCGCGATTGCCGGCGAAGCCAACGTCCCGTTTTTCTCTATTTCCGGCTCCGACTTTGTGGAAATGTTCGTCGGGGTGGGCGCCAGCCGTGTGCGCGACCTGTTTGAGCAGGGCAAGAAGAACGCCCCCTGCATCATCTTCATTGATGAGATCGATGCCGTTGGCCGGCATCGTGGAGCGGGTCTCGGCGGCGGGCACGACGAGCGCGAGCAGACCCTCAACCAATTGCTGGTGGAAATGGATGGCTTCGAGAGCAATGAGGGCGTGATTCTCGTGGCTTCGACCAACCGCCCCGATGTGCTCGATCCCGCGCTGCTGCGCCCCGGCCGGTTTGACCGCCGGGTAGTGGTTCCGCGTCCCGATCTGCGCGGCCGCGAGGAAATCCTCCGCGTCCACGCGCGCAAGATTCCTCTTGCCGAAGATGTGGATCTGGGCGTGCTCGCCCGCGGCACCCCCGGTTTTACCGGCGCCGATCTCGCCAACCTGATCAACGAGAGTGCCCTGCTGGCCGCCCGTTACAGCCGTAAGACGGTGATGATGTCGGACCTTGAGGCCGCCAAGGACAAGGTGCTGATGGGCGCTGAGCGCCGTTCCATGATCATCACCGACGAGGAAAAGAAAAACACCGCCTATCACGAGGCCGGCCACACACTGGTCGCCGCCAAAGTCCCCAACTCCGACCCGCTGCACAAGGTCACCATCATTCCGCGCGGCATGGCGATGGGCGTGACCATGCAGTTGCCCACCGATGACAAGCACACCTATTCGCGCGATTATCTGGAAGCGCGCCTGGCGGTGATGATGGGCGGCCGCATCGCCGAAGAGCTGATCATGCAGCATATGACCACCGGCGCCGGCAACGACATCGAACAGGCCACCGATCTGGCCCGCAAGATGGTCTGCGAGTGGGGCATGAGTGAGCTCGGACCGCTCACCTTCGGTAAAAAGGAAGAGCAGATCTTCCTCGGCCGCGAGATTTCCCAGCACCGCGACTTTTCCGAGGACACCGCCATTCGCATCGATCAGGAAGTGCGGCGGCTGGTGATGGAAGGCTACGACCGCGCCCGCAAAGTCCTGACCGAAAACGTGGACATGCTGCACAAGCTGGCGCAGGCGCTGCTCGAGCGCGAATCGCTCGATGCCGAAGAAATCCGCATGGTCCTCGCCGGCCAGCCCCTGCCGCCGATGCAGGCGCCGCCGCCGCCGCCTTCGAGCGGCGAGCCGCAGCAAGAGGTGCTGCGGCCGGAGCCGGCCCGTCCGCCGCGGCCCGTCCCCGGCGATCATCCCCAACCCGCGTAA
- the purQ gene encoding phosphoribosylformylglycinamidine synthase subunit PurQ gives MKLGVVVFPGSNCDHDALAAASLAAGQPAEALWHESEDLRGCDAIILPGGFSYGDYLRTGAIARFSPILKPLAKFAAAGHPLLGICNGFQILCEAGLLPGALVRNAGMRFVCRQIRVRVEVIDTPFTAAYTAGKVISIPVAHGEGNYVAEPEVLERLERNRQVVFRYEPEDNPNGSMHDIAGICNDGRNVVGLMPHPERAIDAALGSQGGWRVLHSLEMVCR, from the coding sequence ATGAAACTGGGCGTGGTGGTGTTTCCAGGCAGCAATTGCGACCACGACGCGCTGGCCGCGGCGTCGCTGGCGGCTGGGCAGCCGGCGGAAGCGTTGTGGCATGAGAGCGAAGACCTGCGCGGCTGCGACGCCATCATTCTGCCCGGCGGGTTCAGCTATGGGGACTATCTGCGGACCGGAGCGATTGCGCGCTTTTCGCCAATTTTGAAGCCGCTGGCGAAGTTTGCCGCCGCCGGGCATCCACTGCTGGGAATTTGCAATGGCTTTCAGATACTCTGTGAAGCCGGACTATTGCCGGGGGCGCTGGTCCGCAACGCCGGCATGCGCTTTGTCTGCCGGCAGATTCGGGTGCGGGTAGAAGTCATCGATACACCATTTACAGCCGCCTACACGGCGGGCAAAGTGATTTCCATTCCGGTGGCCCATGGGGAAGGCAATTACGTGGCGGAGCCGGAGGTGTTGGAGCGTCTGGAGCGCAACCGGCAGGTTGTGTTCCGCTATGAGCCTGAGGACAATCCCAACGGCTCGATGCACGACATTGCGGGGATCTGCAACGACGGCCGCAATGTGGTTGGGCTAATGCCGCATCCGGAGCGGGCCATTGACGCCGCACTGGGATCGCAGGGCGGCTGGCGGGTGTTGCATTCTTTAGAGATGGTATGCCGGTAG
- a CDS encoding DinB family protein, translating into MEQELGDTIALLARTPGAVGALVRDLTENWVARNEGEKTWSVQEVVAHLAYVERVDWMPRVRLILESGEERTFEPLNRWGFAQETRGKSLGALLDEFARLRAQNLEQLRGLRLGDREMKLRGRHPALGTITLTELLAAWAVHDLTHLHQISRILAHQYREAVGPWAQYLGVLRCDGHSGE; encoded by the coding sequence TTGGAACAAGAACTGGGAGACACGATTGCCCTGCTGGCTCGAACGCCGGGCGCAGTGGGCGCGCTGGTGCGGGACCTGACGGAGAACTGGGTCGCGCGGAACGAGGGCGAGAAGACGTGGAGCGTGCAGGAAGTCGTGGCACATCTGGCCTACGTGGAGCGCGTCGATTGGATGCCCAGGGTGCGGCTCATTCTGGAATCGGGCGAGGAGCGGACCTTTGAACCGCTAAACCGGTGGGGGTTTGCCCAGGAAACGCGCGGGAAGAGTCTGGGGGCGTTGCTCGACGAGTTTGCGCGCCTGCGGGCGCAGAATTTGGAGCAGTTGCGGGGGCTACGGCTGGGCGATCGGGAGATGAAATTGCGGGGCAGGCATCCGGCGCTGGGGACGATCACGCTGACAGAATTGTTGGCCGCGTGGGCGGTGCATGATTTGACCCATCTACACCAGATTTCCAGGATTCTGGCGCATCAATACCGCGAAGCCGTGGGGCCATGGGCGCAATATCTGGGAGTGCTGCGGTGCGATGGCCATAGCGGGGAGTAG